From Mus musculus strain C57BL/6J chromosome 17, GRCm38.p6 C57BL/6J, the proteins below share one genomic window:
- the Mlst8 gene encoding target of rapamycin complex subunit LST8 isoform X2 codes for MNTTPGTVGSDPVILATAGYDHTVRFWQAHSGICTRTVQHQDSVNALEITPDRSMIAAAGYQHIRMYDLNSNNPNPIISYDGVSKNIASVGFHEDGRWMYTGGEDCTARIWDLRSRNLQCQRIFQVNAPINCVCLHPNQAELIVGDQSGAIHIWDLKTDHNEQLIPEPESSITSAHIDPDASYMAAVNSAGNCYVWNLTGGIGDDVTQLIPKTKIPAHTRYALQCRFSPDSTCVLLATCSADQTCKIWRTSNFSLMTELSIKSSNPGESSRGWMWGCAFSGDSQYIVTASSDNLARLWCVETGEIKREYGGHQKAVVCLAFNDSVLG; via the exons ATGAATACCACCCCAGGCACAGTGGGCAGTGACCCTGTCATCTTAGCAACTGCAGGCTATGACCACACGGTGCGCTTTTGGCAGGCTCACAGTGGAATCTGCACTCGAACAGTGCAGCATCAGGACTCT GTAAATGCATTGGAGATTACTCCGGACCGAAGCATGATTGCTGCTGCAG GTTACCAACATATCCGCATGTATGATCTCAACTCCAATAACCCCAACCCCATCATCAGTTATGACGGAGTCAGTAAGAACATTGCATCAGTGGGCTTTCACGAGGATGGTCGCTGGATGTATACAGGTGGCGAGGACTGCACAGCTCGCATCTGGGACCTCAG GTCCCGGAACTTGCAGTGTCAGCGTATCTTCCAGGTGAACGCACCCATTAATTGCGTGTGTCTGCATCCCAACCAG GCAGAACTCATTGTGGGTGATCAGAGCGGTGCTATCCACATCTGGGACCTGAAGACAGACCACAATGAGCAGCTGATTCCCGAGCCTGAGTCTTCCATCACGTCTGCTCACATCGACCCAGATGCTAGCTACATGGCAGCCGTCAATAGTGCC GGAAACTGCTATGTCTGGAACCTGACAGGGGGCATTGGTGACGATGTGACTCAGCTCATCCCTAAGACCAAGATCCCAGCCCATACACGCTATGCCCTGCAATGCCGCTTCAGCCCTGATTCCACGTGCGT GCTTCTTGCCACCTGTTCAGCTGACCAGACATGTAAAATCTGGAGGACATCCAACTTCTCCCTGATGACAGAGCTTAGCATCAAGAGTAGTAACCCTGGAGAGTCATCCCGTGGCTGGATGTGGGGCTGTGCCTTCTCAGGGGATTCCCAGTACATTGTCACAG CTTCTTCTGACAACCTAGCCCGGCTCTGGTGTGTAGAGACTGGAGAAATCAAGAGAGAGTATGGTGGCCATCAGAAAGCTGTCGTCTGCTTGGCCTTCAATGACAGTGTGCTGGGTTAG
- the Mlst8 gene encoding target of rapamycin complex subunit LST8 isoform X1: MNTTPGTVGSDPVILATAGYDHTVRFWQAHSGICTRTVQHQDSQVNALEITPDRSMIAAAGYQHIRMYDLNSNNPNPIISYDGVSKNIASVGFHEDGRWMYTGGEDCTARIWDLRSRNLQCQRIFQVNAPINCVCLHPNQAELIVGDQSGAIHIWDLKTDHNEQLIPEPESSITSAHIDPDASYMAAVNSAGNCYVWNLTGGIGDDVTQLIPKTKIPAHTRYALQCRFSPDSTCVLLATCSADQTCKIWRTSNFSLMTELSIKSSNPGESSRGWMWGCAFSGDSQYIVTASSDNLARLWCVETGEIKREYGGHQKAVVCLAFNDSVLG; the protein is encoded by the exons ATGAATACCACCCCAGGCACAGTGGGCAGTGACCCTGTCATCTTAGCAACTGCAGGCTATGACCACACGGTGCGCTTTTGGCAGGCTCACAGTGGAATCTGCACTCGAACAGTGCAGCATCAGGACTCT CAGGTAAATGCATTGGAGATTACTCCGGACCGAAGCATGATTGCTGCTGCAG GTTACCAACATATCCGCATGTATGATCTCAACTCCAATAACCCCAACCCCATCATCAGTTATGACGGAGTCAGTAAGAACATTGCATCAGTGGGCTTTCACGAGGATGGTCGCTGGATGTATACAGGTGGCGAGGACTGCACAGCTCGCATCTGGGACCTCAG GTCCCGGAACTTGCAGTGTCAGCGTATCTTCCAGGTGAACGCACCCATTAATTGCGTGTGTCTGCATCCCAACCAG GCAGAACTCATTGTGGGTGATCAGAGCGGTGCTATCCACATCTGGGACCTGAAGACAGACCACAATGAGCAGCTGATTCCCGAGCCTGAGTCTTCCATCACGTCTGCTCACATCGACCCAGATGCTAGCTACATGGCAGCCGTCAATAGTGCC GGAAACTGCTATGTCTGGAACCTGACAGGGGGCATTGGTGACGATGTGACTCAGCTCATCCCTAAGACCAAGATCCCAGCCCATACACGCTATGCCCTGCAATGCCGCTTCAGCCCTGATTCCACGTGCGT GCTTCTTGCCACCTGTTCAGCTGACCAGACATGTAAAATCTGGAGGACATCCAACTTCTCCCTGATGACAGAGCTTAGCATCAAGAGTAGTAACCCTGGAGAGTCATCCCGTGGCTGGATGTGGGGCTGTGCCTTCTCAGGGGATTCCCAGTACATTGTCACAG CTTCTTCTGACAACCTAGCCCGGCTCTGGTGTGTAGAGACTGGAGAAATCAAGAGAGAGTATGGTGGCCATCAGAAAGCTGTCGTCTGCTTGGCCTTCAATGACAGTGTGCTGGGTTAG
- the Mlst8 gene encoding target of rapamycin complex subunit LST8 isoform 1 (isoform 1 is encoded by transcript variant 3) produces the protein MNTTPGTVGSDPVILATAGYDHTVRFWQAHSGICTRTVQHQDSQVNALEITPDRSMIAAAGYQHIRMYDLNSNNPNPIISYDGVSKNIASVGFHEDGRWMYTGGEDCTARIWDLRSRNLQCQRIFQVNAPINCVCLHPNQAELIVGDQSGAIHIWDLKTDHNEQLIPEPESSITSAHIDPDASYMAAVNSAGNCYVWNLTGGIGDDVTQLIPKTKIPAHTRYALQCRFSPDSTLLATCSADQTCKIWRTSNFSLMTELSIKSSNPGESSRGWMWGCAFSGDSQYIVTASSDNLARLWCVETGEIKREYGGHQKAVVCLAFNDSVLG, from the exons ATGAATACCACCCCAGGCACAGTGGGCAGTGACCCTGTCATCTTAGCAACTGCAGGCTATGACCACACGGTGCGCTTTTGGCAGGCTCACAGTGGAATCTGCACTCGAACAGTGCAGCATCAGGACTCT CAGGTAAATGCATTGGAGATTACTCCGGACCGAAGCATGATTGCTGCTGCAG GTTACCAACATATCCGCATGTATGATCTCAACTCCAATAACCCCAACCCCATCATCAGTTATGACGGAGTCAGTAAGAACATTGCATCAGTGGGCTTTCACGAGGATGGTCGCTGGATGTATACAGGTGGCGAGGACTGCACAGCTCGCATCTGGGACCTCAG GTCCCGGAACTTGCAGTGTCAGCGTATCTTCCAGGTGAACGCACCCATTAATTGCGTGTGTCTGCATCCCAACCAG GCAGAACTCATTGTGGGTGATCAGAGCGGTGCTATCCACATCTGGGACCTGAAGACAGACCACAATGAGCAGCTGATTCCCGAGCCTGAGTCTTCCATCACGTCTGCTCACATCGACCCAGATGCTAGCTACATGGCAGCCGTCAATAGTGCC GGAAACTGCTATGTCTGGAACCTGACAGGGGGCATTGGTGACGATGTGACTCAGCTCATCCCTAAGACCAAGATCCCAGCCCATACACGCTATGCCCTGCAATGCCGCTTCAGCCCTGATTCCAC GCTTCTTGCCACCTGTTCAGCTGACCAGACATGTAAAATCTGGAGGACATCCAACTTCTCCCTGATGACAGAGCTTAGCATCAAGAGTAGTAACCCTGGAGAGTCATCCCGTGGCTGGATGTGGGGCTGTGCCTTCTCAGGGGATTCCCAGTACATTGTCACAG CTTCTTCTGACAACCTAGCCCGGCTCTGGTGTGTAGAGACTGGAGAAATCAAGAGAGAGTATGGTGGCCATCAGAAAGCTGTCGTCTGCTTGGCCTTCAATGACAGTGTGCTGGGTTAG
- the Pgp gene encoding glycerol-3-phosphate phosphatase, which yields MAEAEAGGDEARCVRLSAERAKLLLAEVDTLLFDCDGVLWRGETAVPGAPETLRALRARGKRLGFITNNSSKTRTAYAEKLRRLGFGGPVGPEAGLEVFGTAYCSALYLRQRLAGVPDPKAYVLGSPALAAELEAVGVTSVGVGPDVLHGDGPSDWLAVPLEPDVRAVVVGFDPHFSYMKLTKAVRYLQQPDCLLVGTNMDNRLPLENGRFIAGTGCLVRAVEMAAQRQADIIGKPSRFIFDCVSQEYGINPERTVMVGDRLDTDILLGSTCSLKTILTLTGVSSLEDVKSNQESDCMFKKKMVPDFYVDSIADLLPALQG from the exons ATGGCAGAGGCGGAAGCCGGTGGCGACGAAGCCCGCTGCGTGCGGCTGAGCGCCGAGCGGGCCAAGTTGCTGCTGGCCGAGGTGGACACGCTGCTGTTCGACTGCGATGGCGTGCTGTGGCGCGGTGAGACGGCCGTGCCGGGCGCGCCGGAGACTCTGCGGGCTCTGCGGGCCCGCGGCAAGCGACTGGGCTTCATCACCAACAACAGCAGCAAGACTCGCACGGCCTACGCGGAGAAGCTAAGGCGCTTGGGTTTCGGCGGCCCGGTGGGGCCCGAAGCTGGCCTCGAGGTGTTCGGCACGGCCTATTGCAGCGCGCTCTATCTGCGCCAACGCCTGGCCGGCGTGCCGGACCCCAAGGCCTACGTGCTGGGCAGCCCGGCCTTAGCAGCCGAGCTGGAGGCCGTGGGTGTCACTAGCGTGGGCGTGGGCCCGGACGTGCTTCACGGCGATGGCCCCAGCGACTGGCTAGCCGTGCCGCTCGAACCCGACGTGCGCGCGGTAGTGGTGGGCTTCGACCCACACTTCAGCTACATGAAGCTCACCAAGGCCGTGCGGTACCTGCAGCAGCCCGACTGTCTGCTCGTGGGCACCAACATGGACAACCGGCTCCCGCTAGAGAACGGCCGTTTCATTGCGG GTACCGGCTGTCTGGTGCGAGCCGTGGAGATGGCCGCCCAGCGCCAGGCGGACATCATCGGGAAGCCTAGCCGCTTCATCTTCGACTGCGTGTCCCAGGAGTATGGTATCAACCCGGAGCGCACCGTCATGGTGGGAGACCGCCTGGACACAGACATCCTCCTGGGCTCCACCTGTAGCCTGAAGACTATCCTGACCCTCACCGGAGTCTCCAGTCTTGAGGATGTGAAGAGCAATCAGGAAAGTGACTGCATGTTCAAGAAGAAAATGGTCCCTGACTTCTATGTTGACAGCATTGCCGACCTCTTGCCTGCCCTTCAAGGTTAA
- the Mlst8 gene encoding target of rapamycin complex subunit LST8 isoform 2 (isoform 2 is encoded by transcript variant 4), which yields MYDLNSNNPNPIISYDGVSKNIASVGFHEDGRWMYTGGEDCTARIWDLRSRNLQCQRIFQVNAPINCVCLHPNQAELIVGDQSGAIHIWDLKTDHNEQLIPEPESSITSAHIDPDASYMAAVNSAGNCYVWNLTGGIGDDVTQLIPKTKIPAHTRYALQCRFSPDSTLLATCSADQTCKIWRTSNFSLMTELSIKSSNPGESSRGWMWGCAFSGDSQYIVTASSDNLARLWCVETGEIKREYGGHQKAVVCLAFNDSVLG from the exons ATGTATGATCTCAACTCCAATAACCCCAACCCCATCATCAGTTATGACGGAGTCAGTAAGAACATTGCATCAGTGGGCTTTCACGAGGATGGTCGCTGGATGTATACAGGTGGCGAGGACTGCACAGCTCGCATCTGGGACCTCAG GTCCCGGAACTTGCAGTGTCAGCGTATCTTCCAGGTGAACGCACCCATTAATTGCGTGTGTCTGCATCCCAACCAG GCAGAACTCATTGTGGGTGATCAGAGCGGTGCTATCCACATCTGGGACCTGAAGACAGACCACAATGAGCAGCTGATTCCCGAGCCTGAGTCTTCCATCACGTCTGCTCACATCGACCCAGATGCTAGCTACATGGCAGCCGTCAATAGTGCC GGAAACTGCTATGTCTGGAACCTGACAGGGGGCATTGGTGACGATGTGACTCAGCTCATCCCTAAGACCAAGATCCCAGCCCATACACGCTATGCCCTGCAATGCCGCTTCAGCCCTGATTCCAC GCTTCTTGCCACCTGTTCAGCTGACCAGACATGTAAAATCTGGAGGACATCCAACTTCTCCCTGATGACAGAGCTTAGCATCAAGAGTAGTAACCCTGGAGAGTCATCCCGTGGCTGGATGTGGGGCTGTGCCTTCTCAGGGGATTCCCAGTACATTGTCACAG CTTCTTCTGACAACCTAGCCCGGCTCTGGTGTGTAGAGACTGGAGAAATCAAGAGAGAGTATGGTGGCCATCAGAAAGCTGTCGTCTGCTTGGCCTTCAATGACAGTGTGCTGGGTTAG
- the Bricd5 gene encoding BRICHOS domain-containing protein 5 isoform X1: MGVLKEAWEFVREVSKPEAPRPVLCPQVKTKPCHRGWRAAGLLLLLTLLTAGAVAGGLLGFMYSSPKPLLQMLRKTFPSSRVPWPNQTTLVDVAQNMATIVVTPFQSNHSWAVLFDGQNGYICYRPAEHQACFLRLMEAQDWETLQLLLNTSRAQESHVPGRDTHYAQELLAVLGGHTVDPTQVGVSVQHLCADTPIYWTQWAEGPQRQRLIYLCIDICFPSNICVSVCFYYLPD; the protein is encoded by the exons ATGGGGGTCTTGAAAGAAGCTTGGGAGTTTGTGAGGGAAG TCTCTAAGCCAGAAGCCCCACGGCCAGTACTGTGCCCTCAGGTGAAGACCAAACCCTGccataggggctggagagcagcaggcctgctgctgctgctgacactGCTCACTGCGGGGGCCGTGGCTGGGGGGCTTCTTGGCTTCATGTACAGCTCTCCCAAG CCGTTGCTGCAGATGCTCCGAAAGACCTTCCCGAGCTCCAGGGTACCCTGGCCCAACCAAACTACTCTAGTGGATGTGGCCCAGAACATGGCAACCATCGTGGTGACTCCGTTTCAGAGCAACCACAGCTGGGCTGTGCTGTTTGACGGGCAGAAC GGCTACATCTGTTACCGCCCTGCAGAGCACCAAGCCTGCTTCCTCCGTCTGATGGAAGCCCAAGATTGGGAGACCCTGCAGCTGCTGCTGAACACTTCCAGG GCCCAAGAGTCACATGTACCTGGCCGGGATACCCACTATGCCCAGGAGCTGCTGGCAGTTTTGGGGGGCCATACTGTGGACCCTACCCAAGTGGGAGTTTCAGTGCAACACCTTTGTGCAGACACTCCCATCTACTGGACCCAATGGGCAGAAG GGCCCCAGAGACAGCGGCTGATCTACCTCTGCATTGACATCTGCTTCCCGAGCaacatctgtgtgtctgtctgcttttATTACCTCCCAGACTAA
- the Mlst8 gene encoding target of rapamycin complex subunit LST8 isoform X3, protein MNTTPGTVGSDPVILATAGYDHTVRFWQAHSGICTRTVQHQDSVNALEITPDRSMIAAAGYQHIRMYDLNSNNPNPIISYDGVSKNIASVGFHEDGRWMYTGGEDCTARIWDLRSRNLQCQRIFQVNAPINCVCLHPNQAELIVGDQSGAIHIWDLKTDHNEQLIPEPESSITSAHIDPDASYMAAVNSAGNCYVWNLTGGIGDDVTQLIPKTKIPAHTRYALQCRFSPDSTLLATCSADQTCKIWRTSNFSLMTELSIKSSNPGESSRGWMWGCAFSGDSQYIVTASSDNLARLWCVETGEIKREYGGHQKAVVCLAFNDSVLG, encoded by the exons ATGAATACCACCCCAGGCACAGTGGGCAGTGACCCTGTCATCTTAGCAACTGCAGGCTATGACCACACGGTGCGCTTTTGGCAGGCTCACAGTGGAATCTGCACTCGAACAGTGCAGCATCAGGACTCT GTAAATGCATTGGAGATTACTCCGGACCGAAGCATGATTGCTGCTGCAG GTTACCAACATATCCGCATGTATGATCTCAACTCCAATAACCCCAACCCCATCATCAGTTATGACGGAGTCAGTAAGAACATTGCATCAGTGGGCTTTCACGAGGATGGTCGCTGGATGTATACAGGTGGCGAGGACTGCACAGCTCGCATCTGGGACCTCAG GTCCCGGAACTTGCAGTGTCAGCGTATCTTCCAGGTGAACGCACCCATTAATTGCGTGTGTCTGCATCCCAACCAG GCAGAACTCATTGTGGGTGATCAGAGCGGTGCTATCCACATCTGGGACCTGAAGACAGACCACAATGAGCAGCTGATTCCCGAGCCTGAGTCTTCCATCACGTCTGCTCACATCGACCCAGATGCTAGCTACATGGCAGCCGTCAATAGTGCC GGAAACTGCTATGTCTGGAACCTGACAGGGGGCATTGGTGACGATGTGACTCAGCTCATCCCTAAGACCAAGATCCCAGCCCATACACGCTATGCCCTGCAATGCCGCTTCAGCCCTGATTCCAC GCTTCTTGCCACCTGTTCAGCTGACCAGACATGTAAAATCTGGAGGACATCCAACTTCTCCCTGATGACAGAGCTTAGCATCAAGAGTAGTAACCCTGGAGAGTCATCCCGTGGCTGGATGTGGGGCTGTGCCTTCTCAGGGGATTCCCAGTACATTGTCACAG CTTCTTCTGACAACCTAGCCCGGCTCTGGTGTGTAGAGACTGGAGAAATCAAGAGAGAGTATGGTGGCCATCAGAAAGCTGTCGTCTGCTTGGCCTTCAATGACAGTGTGCTGGGTTAG
- the Bricd5 gene encoding BRICHOS domain-containing protein 5 — translation MYSSPKPLLQMLRKTFPSSRVPWPNQTTLVDVAQNMATIVVTPFQSNHSWAVLFDGQNGYICYRPAEHQACFLRLMEAQDWETLQLLLNTSRAQESHVPGRDTHYAQELLAVLGGHTVDPTQVGVSVQHLCADTPIYWTQWAEGPQRQRLIYLCIDICFPSNICVSVCFYYLPD, via the exons ATGTACAGCTCTCCCAAG CCGTTGCTGCAGATGCTCCGAAAGACCTTCCCGAGCTCCAGGGTACCCTGGCCCAACCAAACTACTCTAGTGGATGTGGCCCAGAACATGGCAACCATCGTGGTGACTCCGTTTCAGAGCAACCACAGCTGGGCTGTGCTGTTTGACGGGCAGAAC GGCTACATCTGTTACCGCCCTGCAGAGCACCAAGCCTGCTTCCTCCGTCTGATGGAAGCCCAAGATTGGGAGACCCTGCAGCTGCTGCTGAACACTTCCAGG GCCCAAGAGTCACATGTACCTGGCCGGGATACCCACTATGCCCAGGAGCTGCTGGCAGTTTTGGGGGGCCATACTGTGGACCCTACCCAAGTGGGAGTTTCAGTGCAACACCTTTGTGCAGACACTCCCATCTACTGGACCCAATGGGCAGAAG GGCCCCAGAGACAGCGGCTGATCTACCTCTGCATTGACATCTGCTTCCCGAGCaacatctgtgtgtctgtctgcttttATTACCTCCCAGACTAA